In one window of Hyalangium gracile DNA:
- a CDS encoding cyclic nucleotide-binding domain-containing protein, with translation MSESLRELGMDLLEERQFERGLAVFAESVRRRPSDHRSRMLAARCLAELGERERAVTAYHACAEGLLRRDYLLSAMAACKLALELAPQERRLRDTLERIHARAARSAPGRASVPPPLPPDPLFDGKVETDLMELMGEELTARVLEVLAAPDPGGVADPNSRPPLPLFADLERDAFLDLVQRMTWKSVPANTVISQEGDAGDHMHVIVAGKAEVSRLVDGQRKALGRLGGGSIFGELSLITGTPPTASVTTVVDTEVFEIRREHLNAMARTFPSVPQVLAEFAQHRMARNMIATSPLFQQLPESERAALLGRFTFKALQPRDKALTEGEPAPGLFLVLAGELVVQKEDPAGGVVSLGVLREGEVAGEISLLTGVPATATVMSTRKTATAFLDRAAFGELTKEYPTIQTYLEQLSERRQKQTAEALRPAEIIDADELVIEADAAKAS, from the coding sequence ATGAGTGAATCGCTGCGAGAGCTGGGGATGGATCTGCTCGAGGAGCGCCAGTTCGAGCGCGGCCTGGCCGTGTTCGCTGAGTCCGTCCGTCGCAGGCCCTCGGATCACCGCTCGCGGATGCTCGCGGCGCGCTGCCTGGCCGAGCTGGGAGAGCGCGAGCGCGCGGTGACGGCGTACCACGCCTGCGCGGAGGGCCTGCTGCGGCGCGACTACCTGCTGTCCGCCATGGCCGCCTGCAAGCTGGCGCTGGAGCTGGCGCCCCAGGAGCGCCGGCTGAGGGACACCCTGGAGCGCATCCACGCTCGCGCCGCGCGCAGCGCCCCGGGCCGCGCCTCCGTGCCCCCGCCGCTGCCCCCGGATCCGCTCTTCGACGGCAAGGTGGAGACGGACCTCATGGAGCTGATGGGCGAGGAGCTGACCGCCCGCGTCCTCGAGGTGCTGGCCGCCCCGGACCCCGGCGGCGTGGCCGATCCGAACAGCCGCCCGCCGCTGCCGCTCTTCGCCGATCTGGAGCGTGACGCCTTCCTGGATCTCGTGCAGCGGATGACGTGGAAGAGCGTGCCCGCGAACACGGTGATCAGCCAGGAGGGCGACGCGGGTGACCACATGCACGTCATCGTCGCCGGCAAGGCGGAGGTGTCGCGGCTGGTGGACGGGCAGCGCAAGGCGCTGGGCCGCCTGGGCGGCGGCTCCATCTTCGGCGAGCTGTCGCTCATCACCGGCACCCCGCCCACCGCCTCGGTGACGACGGTGGTGGACACGGAGGTGTTCGAGATCCGCCGCGAGCACCTCAACGCCATGGCGCGCACCTTCCCGTCCGTGCCGCAGGTGCTGGCCGAGTTCGCCCAGCACCGCATGGCGCGCAACATGATCGCCACCTCGCCGCTGTTCCAGCAGCTGCCCGAGTCCGAGCGGGCCGCGCTGCTGGGGCGCTTCACCTTCAAGGCGCTGCAGCCGCGCGACAAGGCGCTCACCGAGGGCGAGCCCGCGCCGGGCCTCTTCCTGGTGCTGGCCGGCGAGCTGGTGGTGCAGAAGGAGGATCCCGCTGGCGGCGTGGTGAGCCTGGGCGTGCTGCGCGAGGGCGAGGTGGCCGGGGAGATCTCCCTGCTGACGGGCGTGCCCGCCACGGCCACGGTGATGTCCACGCGCAAGACGGCCACCGCCTTCCTGGATCGCGCGGCCTTCGGCGAGCTGACCAAGGAGTACCCCACCATCCAGACGTACCTGGAGCAGCTCTCGGAGCGGCGCCAGAAGCAGACGGCCGAGGCCCTGCGCCCCGCGGAGATCATCGACGCGGACGAGCTGGTGATCGAGGCGGACGCGGCCAAGGCGTCCTGA